CGGCAGCCGACCTATTGGCCGGCGTCGGCACCCGGCGGCGGCACGTCGCCGTGGCCATGGTGTTTGTGAGCGGCTTCAAGCTCCGCTTTGTCGACGAAGCCGTCGTGGTTGGTATCGAGCGTGTCGAAATGCTTGTCGGCCTGCGCGCGCATCTCCTCGCGGCTGATGCGGCCGTCGTGGTTGGTGTCGAGCTTCGCGAACCAGTCGCCATGATGGTGCGGCCCGCGCATCCCGCCGCCGGGCGGCGGGGGCGCACCCGCGCCCGCGCCGGCATCGCCACCGCGCTCGCGCAAGCGCCCCTGCAACGCCGCCATCTCGTCCTTGGTGATCTTGCCGTCGTGATTGGTGTCGAGCCGCTGGAAGCGCGCTTCGGCCTCGGCCATGAACGCCTCCCGGGTGATCGCGCCGCCCTGCGCGCGCTCCGCCATGCGCCCGCGCAGTTCGTCGCCGGAGAGCTTGCCGTCGTGGTTGGCATCCATGCGCTGGAAACGCGCGGCGGACTGCGCCAGAAACTCCTCGCGGGTGATGACGCCGTCGCCATTGGTGTCTGCGCGCATCATCATGCCGCCACCGCCACCCGGAGCCTGCGCCACCGCCGCCGACCCGGCCAGCACCGTCCCGGAGAGCGCGGCGGCGAGAAAGAGCATCTTCATCGTGATCGTCCTCATGGAGTGACCCGGCCATCTCCGGATCGTCCATGCCGGTCTATGCGCCGTCTGTACCGGAGCTATGTCATCCAGCCGCGATTGTGTCGCAATTTGTCGCGCGGGACGGGTTATCGAGACGCCGTGGCGATGCTCGACAGATCGGTCTCCACGTGGATCGGCACGCTGGCGTCCTTGCGCTCGGAATAGCGATCGATAAGCTGGGCGGTATGCGGGCGCAGCAGCACCGTGAAGCGGACCAGCTCCTCCATCACGTCCACGATCCGGTCGTAATAGCGCGACGGCTTCATCCGACCGGCCTCGTCGAACTCGGCGAAGGCCTTGGCGACGCTCGACTGGTTGGGGATCGTCACCATCCGCATCCAGCGGCCGAGCACGCGCAGCGTGTTGACGCTGTTGAACGATTGCGATCCCGCCGACACCTGCATGACGGCGAGCGTGCGCCCCTGCGTCGGGCGCATCCCGCCCATCGCCAGCGGCAGATGATCGATTTGCAGCTTCATGATGCCGGTGATCTGGCCGTGCCGCTCGGGGCTGCACCACACTTGCCCTTCGGACCACATCGACAGCGTGCGCAATTCGTGGACTGCCGGGTGGTCGTCGCCCGTCACCTGATCGGGCAGCGGCAGCGTGGCGGGGTCGAAGATGCGCGTTTCGCAGCCGAAGAAACGCAGCAGCCGCGCGGCTTCCTCGACGCAGAGCCGCGAAAACGACTGCTCGCGCAGGCTGCCGTAGAGCAGCAGGATACGCGGCGCAGGATCGCCGGCGCCAAGCCCGAACGCAGGCCGCTCGATCGCATAGCGCCGATCGAGCGCGGGCAAATGGTCGGGGTCGGGAAGATCGCGAACAGGCATCAGGCAATCCCGATCCGCAGCGCCAGCGCCGCGAGCGTGATGAGCAGGATGGGCATGGTCAGCGTGGCCCCGACCCGGAAGTAATAGCCCCAGCCGATGCGAATCCCCTTCTGCCCCAGAACGTGCAGCCACAGCAACGTCGCGAGCGAGCCGATCGGCGTGATCTTCGGGCCGAGATCGCAGCCGATCACATTGGCGTAGATCATCGCCTGTTTGATCGCACCCGTGGCGTGAGTCGCGTCGATCGACAGCGCGCCGACCAGCACGGTCGGC
This genomic stretch from Sphingomonas panacis harbors:
- a CDS encoding EF-hand domain-containing protein — its product is MKMLFLAAALSGTVLAGSAAVAQAPGGGGGMMMRADTNGDGVITREEFLAQSAARFQRMDANHDGKLSGDELRGRMAERAQGGAITREAFMAEAEARFQRLDTNHDGKITKDEMAALQGRLRERGGDAGAGAGAPPPPGGGMRGPHHHGDWFAKLDTNHDGRISREEMRAQADKHFDTLDTNHDGFVDKAELEAAHKHHGHGDVPPPGADAGQ
- the arsH gene encoding arsenical resistance protein ArsH produces the protein MPVRDLPDPDHLPALDRRYAIERPAFGLGAGDPAPRILLLYGSLREQSFSRLCVEEAARLLRFFGCETRIFDPATLPLPDQVTGDDHPAVHELRTLSMWSEGQVWCSPERHGQITGIMKLQIDHLPLAMGGMRPTQGRTLAVMQVSAGSQSFNSVNTLRVLGRWMRMVTIPNQSSVAKAFAEFDEAGRMKPSRYYDRIVDVMEELVRFTVLLRPHTAQLIDRYSERKDASVPIHVETDLSSIATASR